The following nucleotide sequence is from Synechococcus sp. CBW1004.
TGCAGGCGAGCCTTGATCGCTTCCCCACGCAGGAGGCGCTGTGCGCGCTGGCCCGGCAGGCGGGCTTCCAGCACGTCGGCCATCGCTCTCTGGCCGGGGGGCTGATGGGGCTGCTGGAGCTGGTGGCCTGAACGCAGCGACAGGGAGAATGGCCGGCACGCAGCTCCCCCGACCCGCGATGCACTTCCAGGACATCATCGCCACCCTCAACCGCTTCTGGGCGGAGCAGGGCTGCCTAATCCTCCAGCCCTACGACACCGAGAAGGGTGCGGGCACCATGAGTCCGCACACGGTGCTGCGGGCGATCGGGCCGGAGCCCTGGGCGGTGGCCTATCCGGAGCCCTGCCGCCGTCCCACCGACGGCCGCTATGGCGACAACCCCAACCGCGCCCAGCACTACTTCCAGTACCAGGTGCTGATCAAACCCAGCCCCGACGCGATCCAGGAGACCTACCTGGCCTCCCTGGAGGCCCTCGGCATCCGGGCGGCCGAGCATGACATCCGCTTCGTGGAGGACAACTGGGAGTCGCCCACCCTCGGCGCCTGGGGCGTGGGCTGGGAGGTGTGGCTCGATGGCATGGAGGTGACCCAGTTCACCTATTTCCAGCAGTGCGGCGGCATCGACTGCACACCGGTGTCGATCGAGATCACCTACGGCCTCGAGCGGCTGGCCATGTATCTGCAGGATGTCGAGAGCATCTGGGAGCTCTCCTGGGATGGCAACCGCTCCTACGGCGACATCTGGCTGCCGTTCGAGAAGGGCCAGTGCACCTACAACTTCGAGGCCTCCAACCCGGAGCGGCTGCAGCAGCTCTTCGCGCTGTATGAGGCCGAGGCCACCGATCTGGTGGCGGCGTGCCTGCCGGCGCCGGCGCTCGATTTCGTGCTCAAGTGCAGCCACACCTTCAACCTGCTGGAGGCCCGCGGCGTCATCTCGGTGACCGAGCGCACCGCCACCATCGCCCGCATCCGCCATCTGGCGCGGCAGGTGGCCGAGGCCTGGCTGGCGGAGCGCGAGGCGCTGGGCTTCCCGCTGCTGGCCCGGGAGCAGGCCGGCGCGCTGCTGCAGCGCGCCGCTGAGCCGGTGCCCGCCTGATCCCAGGCAGGCGACGAAGAGCCGCACCCGCGCCGGCAGGGCTGGCCTTGCCCGGCGGAGGGAACTCTCCCCTGGCAGGTGTCGGCCGAGGGCATGGTCAGCGCAGCAGTCGCCGGCAGGCGCCAGGGTGCGGGCGTGGCCACGCGGCTGGCCACTCGGCTGATCGCAGTGGCGCTGGTCCTGGCGTTCCTGGTGCTGTTCGGGCTGCGCCTGCGGCCGGCCGCCCTGGGACCCGCTGATCCGGTGCGCTGGCTCGCCGGTGGTGATGGGCCGGTGCCCGTGACCCTGCGGGGCGCCCTGCTCGAGGATCCCCGCCGGCCGCCGCCGTCATCCCCGCGGCCTGCCAGCCCCGCCCCGCCGCCTGCGTCCGACGTGCAGCCAGGCGAGGGCCCCTGCAAGGCGCTGCTGCAGACCGCCGTTGGTCGCACGGAGCTGGCGCTGGATCCCTGCCCGCCCCTGCGCCAGGGCTGGCAGGTGCGGGCCAGCGGTGAGCTGAGGCGGCTGCGGCCCGCGCCCCATCCGCTGCTCGCCGGTCCGGCCGAGCGGCTGGCGGGGCAGGGGGTGCGGACCCGCCTGCGGGTGCAGCAGTTGCAGGTGCTGGAGCGCCCCGCGACGCCGATCCTCGATCTGCGCCAGCGCATCGCCGGGCGGCTCATCGATGCCGCCGGAGCCGAACGCGGCGGTCTGCTGGCGGCCCTGGTGCTCGGGAGTGCCGTGGTGCCTCTTCCCCTGGAGCTGCGCGAGGCCTTCCGCGCCGCGGGGCTCTCCCATGCGCTGGCGGCCTCGGGGTTTCACCTGACGGTGCTGCTGGGGGTGGTGACGGCGCTGGGCCGGCCCCTCCCCCGGCCGCTGCGGCTGGTGCTCTCGGCAGGGGCGATCCTCGCCTTTCTGCTGCTGGCGGGGCCACAGGGCTCGGTGGTGCGGGCGGTGCTGATGGGGGCTGTGGCGCTGCTGGCACTGGAGTGCGGCCGCCGCGCCAGGCCGCTGCCTTTGCTGCTGGTCACCGCGGTGACGATGCTCTGGCTCCAGCCCGCCTGGCTGCGGGATGTGGGCTTCCAGTTCTCGGTGCTGGCAACGGCCGGCCTGCTGATCACGGCCTCGCCGCTGGAGCAGGCGATCGCGGCGCGGCTTCCTGATGGACGGGGCGGCCGGCCGGGCTGGCTGCAGCGGCTGCTGGCGCCGGCCCTGTCGGTGCCCCTGGCGGCGACCCTCTGGACACTGCCGTTGCAGCTGCTGCACTTCGGGGTGGTGCCGCTCTATGCGGTGCCCGCGAACCTCGTGGCCGGGCCGCTGCTGACACCTCTGACCCTGGCGGCGATGCTGCTGGCGGCGGTGGCGCTGCTCGTGCCATCCCTGCTGCCCCTGCTGCTGCTGGCGGTGGATCCGCTGGCAAGGCTGTTGCTGGCGATCGCCGCCTGGTTCGCACGCCTGCCGATGGCCCAGTGGCAGATCGGACGGCCGCTGCCGCTGCTGGTGGCCCTGTTCGCCCTGGCGGTCCTGGGCTTGTTGCTGCCGCTGCCGCGTCGCTGGCTCAGGCCGATGGCGCTGCTGCTGCTCCTGGTGGTGGCGGCGGCCCATCTGCAGCTGCTGCGGGCCGATCAGCTGCTGCTGGTGCACCAGGGGAGTGCCGGCGAAGGACGCGATCTGCTGCTGGCACGCAGCCAGGGCCGCGGTGCGTTGATCAGCAGCCGCGCCGATCCGTTCAGCTGCCGCCAGGTGGGCAGCCTGGTGAAGGGACTCGGCCTGCCGCGTCTGGACTGGGTGCTGCTCCTTGATCCGGTCGCGTCGCAGGATCCCGCCTGCTGGAGGGAGCAGAGCGACCTTGTGGTGGCCTATGGCGATGACAGCCTGCCCCTGGCGGCGGGGGAGCGGCTCGAGAGTCCGGGACTGGCGGTGCAGGCGCTGACGCAGGACAGCCATGCCCTGCATCTGGAGCTCGGCAGCCAGCGGTGGCTCCTGCTGCCCGACAGGCAGGCCCTGCAGGCCTGGCAGGATCTGGACGAGACGCCGCCACAGGGGGTGTGGCTGGGGTTCCAGCCCAGGCCGCAGGAGCGGCGGGCCCTGCAGCGGCGAGGCAGCTCCGGTGGCTGGCGCTGGATCAGCGGATCGGGGCGCAGCGGCGCATTGCCACCGCCCTGGCGCGCCAGCGGCGACAGTGGTTCCCTGCAGGCCCCCGGGGGGTGACGGCCCGTACAATTGCGGCCGGCTTGTGCACTCCCGTCCCCGCGGCAGTCGGCGTGAGCCCCACCGGGAGAGGTGGCTGAGTGGTCGAAAGCGAACGACTCGAAATCGTTTGAAGGGCAACCTTCCGTGGGTTCGAATCCCACCCTCTCCGTTTCACGGGAACCCAGTCCAATACGAGGTTCTCAAGCCCAACGCCCAGCCCTTGGGAGGAGATCCGCCAGGGCCAGCGAGGCACGACAATGAGGAAATGGACCCCTGGCGCCATGGTTAGGGAAGCTCTGATCAAGACCGGGAATTGAGCGCAAGCGTGTCTCATTCTCGTCAATGAGACACAAGTGGGGTATTTTGTCCTTGGCTACTCGCCAGGTGCTTCAATCCAGGGCCTGACTGGCTTATTTCTCGTGAGTTCCCCGATCATTTTTGGCTGCTCACCCTCAAGATGGCACACTTATTCTGTCATTTACGCTGTAGAAGGACAACGTTCGCGCACCATCCAGAGATTGGCGAGGGCAAACAGCATCGTCAGCTTGAGGTTGTTCTTGCGGATGCCTCGGTAGAAGACCTTCCGAAATCCAAACTGGCACTTGATGATCCGAAATGGATGCTCCACCTTTGCCCTGACATGTGCTTTCGCCGCCTCCATCAGATCCAGCAGTCTTCCCTCTGGGGTGTCCGGTAGAACTCGGCGCTGTCCGGGCTTCATGGCGATGCGCATCTCTGCTTCGCAGTCCTTGAACGCCTCACGCTTTTCGATGCCGATGTGGCCAGAGTCGCCGTAGATCACGCGTTCCTCGCCATGGACGCGATCGGGTGCCGTGTTCAGCTCATGGACGTTGGCAGCCGTGCTCACCACGGAATGGACCAGACCCGAGGCTGCATCCACACCGATGTGGCACCGCATCCCAAAGAACCACTGGTTGCCTTTGGCCACCGAGTGCATTTCAGGATCCCGCTCGCCCGTCTTGTTCTTGGTTGAACTGGGAGCGTTGATGATTGTGGCATCGAGGATCGTACCCTCCTTAAGCATCACGCCCTTCTCCCGCAGGCTCTGGTTCACCGTCTCCAGGATCTGCTCTGCTATCCGATTCTCTTCCAGGAGGTGGCGGAAGTTCAGGATCGTCGTCTCGTCAGGGATCCGGTCCTCAACCATGTCGATCCCAGCAAAGCGGCGGAAGCAGGGGGTATCGATCAGCATCTCCTCCATCAAGGGATCGGAAAGCGTGAACCACTGCTGCAGCAGGTGGATGCGCAGCATCACCTCCAGCGGAAACGGTGGGCGCCCGCCCTTGGCAGAAGGCCTGTGGTACACAGGCGAAATCAAGGCCAGGAAAGGATCCCAGGGCACTGTGGCTTCCATCTCATCGAGGAAGCGCTGCCGGCGCGTTTTCTTCTTGGCGTAGGTCTGCTCGTAGTCCGTGAAACCCAACTGGAGGGGGGCCGCCATCCGCTGCCAGTCTCATTATTGGAACTGTACTGATTCTATCGGGTTTTTCAGGGGTTCCTTAGGCAAATCGCCAGGCAAAACGAACGCTGAACGGCGATCCCGACGTATTGGACGAGTGAAACCGACCGAGAAGATCGCGGTCTGCTTTCAGGCCACATGACGGCTGATGATCGGCCGTTGGGCTAGTTCGTCGCGCCAGGTCTGCGCCCAGTGCATCTGGCTGCGCTCATAGAGCAGGGTCAGCTCAGAGAGGGCCTGGTCGTGGTAATCGATTCGCAGATCGAGCAGCGGGAAAGCTGCCTCGCCACTCACCTGCAGGGCTGCGGAGGTGGCGTGGCTGGCACGCCTGTCGCCGCCGGCGGCTTCGCCCGCATGCAGCGCGTGGATCAGGCGTCGTCCAAGCTTCCAGCTGGGGTCACTGGTGAGAAAGGCCTCTTCCATGGCGATCAGGACGGCTTCCCCCACCAGCAGATTGCCCGCCACGGCAACCCCCTCGCGGCTCCGGTGACCCGCCCACTCACCGCAGTCTGCGCCCGTCCAGGCGGCGGTCTGGCCGCGGGCATCGATCAGGTGAAACTGGCGCAGGTTCCGTTGGGGATCGTCGCGCAGCAGGCTGGCTTTCACCTGCTCGGCGCTGAGGTTCTGTTCAAGACGCTCCAGCCCGCAGATGCCCAGATAAGGGTTGGTGTGGGCCTGGGTGGCGACGGCACCCACACCGGAGCGAATGTGCGGCACGGTGGATCCGACAGCCAGATGAAAGGTGGCCACGGCCACCCCGAAGCGTCCGTTGCCCGGATCCCGCGCCAGGATCGAGAACGTCATGGATCCCGGCCTGGATCCAGCGCGCGATCAAGTTGCAGCAGGCTCGCCAGCAGCACACTGGTGCCGGCCAGGCATTGCTCAAGGCTGGTGAATTCGGCGGCCGAGTGGCTCAGTCCGCGGTGGCTGGGCACAAAGATCATTCCCATGGGCCAGCGGCGCCCCATTTCCTGTGCATCGTGGCTGGCACGGCTCGGCAATGGGCTGGCGCTGTAACCCAGGTCTGCAGCGCAACGGGCAATGGTGGCCATCACGGTGGGGTCCGCCGGTGTGGGCTGCACTTCGAACTGGGGTTCGATGACCAGACGACAGCCGCTGCTGGCCTCGATCCGTTGCAGCTGCTGACGCAGCCCTCGCTCGAGGGCGTTGAGCACCGCGCTGCTGAGATCGCGCAGGTCCACGCTCAGTACCACCTCGCCGGGCACCACATTGGCGGCGTTGGGCCACACGTCGAGGCGGCCCACGGTGGCGACCGGCTGCCCGGGATGGCCAGCGGCGAGCTGTTGCACCGCCAGCACCACCTGGGAGGCGGCCACCAGGGCATCCTGGCGGTCGTGCATGGGGGTGGTGCCGGCGTGGTTGGCCTGCCCCTGCACGCGGATCGTGAACCGCCGCTGCCCCACCACGCCCTCCACCACACCGATCGTGTGCTGGCGCTGCTCCAACACACCGCCCTGCTCCACGTGCAGCTCCAGAAAGGCGGCAATTTCGCCGTCGCTGCGGCGGGCCTCGGCCAGATGGGCCCAATCGCCACCCAGATGGGCCAGGTTGCGCTCAATCGATTCGCCGTTGCTGGTGGTGTAGGCGT
It contains:
- the glyQ gene encoding glycine--tRNA ligase subunit alpha, whose protein sequence is MHFQDIIATLNRFWAEQGCLILQPYDTEKGAGTMSPHTVLRAIGPEPWAVAYPEPCRRPTDGRYGDNPNRAQHYFQYQVLIKPSPDAIQETYLASLEALGIRAAEHDIRFVEDNWESPTLGAWGVGWEVWLDGMEVTQFTYFQQCGGIDCTPVSIEITYGLERLAMYLQDVESIWELSWDGNRSYGDIWLPFEKGQCTYNFEASNPERLQQLFALYEAEATDLVAACLPAPALDFVLKCSHTFNLLEARGVISVTERTATIARIRHLARQVAEAWLAEREALGFPLLAREQAGALLQRAAEPVPA
- a CDS encoding ComEC/Rec2 family competence protein, producing the protein MVSAAVAGRRQGAGVATRLATRLIAVALVLAFLVLFGLRLRPAALGPADPVRWLAGGDGPVPVTLRGALLEDPRRPPPSSPRPASPAPPPASDVQPGEGPCKALLQTAVGRTELALDPCPPLRQGWQVRASGELRRLRPAPHPLLAGPAERLAGQGVRTRLRVQQLQVLERPATPILDLRQRIAGRLIDAAGAERGGLLAALVLGSAVVPLPLELREAFRAAGLSHALAASGFHLTVLLGVVTALGRPLPRPLRLVLSAGAILAFLLLAGPQGSVVRAVLMGAVALLALECGRRARPLPLLLVTAVTMLWLQPAWLRDVGFQFSVLATAGLLITASPLEQAIAARLPDGRGGRPGWLQRLLAPALSVPLAATLWTLPLQLLHFGVVPLYAVPANLVAGPLLTPLTLAAMLLAAVALLVPSLLPLLLLAVDPLARLLLAIAAWFARLPMAQWQIGRPLPLLVALFALAVLGLLLPLPRRWLRPMALLLLLVVAAAHLQLLRADQLLLVHQGSAGEGRDLLLARSQGRGALISSRADPFSCRQVGSLVKGLGLPRLDWVLLLDPVASQDPACWREQSDLVVAYGDDSLPLAAGERLESPGLAVQALTQDSHALHLELGSQRWLLLPDRQALQAWQDLDETPPQGVWLGFQPRPQERRALQRRGSSGGWRWISGSGRSGALPPPWRASGDSGSLQAPGG
- a CDS encoding IS5 family transposase, whose product is MAAPLQLGFTDYEQTYAKKKTRRQRFLDEMEATVPWDPFLALISPVYHRPSAKGGRPPFPLEVMLRIHLLQQWFTLSDPLMEEMLIDTPCFRRFAGIDMVEDRIPDETTILNFRHLLEENRIAEQILETVNQSLREKGVMLKEGTILDATIINAPSSTKNKTGERDPEMHSVAKGNQWFFGMRCHIGVDAASGLVHSVVSTAANVHELNTAPDRVHGEERVIYGDSGHIGIEKREAFKDCEAEMRIAMKPGQRRVLPDTPEGRLLDLMEAAKAHVRAKVEHPFRIIKCQFGFRKVFYRGIRKNNLKLTMLFALANLWMVRERCPSTA
- a CDS encoding DUF1028 domain-containing protein, giving the protein MTFSILARDPGNGRFGVAVATFHLAVGSTVPHIRSGVGAVATQAHTNPYLGICGLERLEQNLSAEQVKASLLRDDPQRNLRQFHLIDARGQTAAWTGADCGEWAGHRSREGVAVAGNLLVGEAVLIAMEEAFLTSDPSWKLGRRLIHALHAGEAAGGDRRASHATSAALQVSGEAAFPLLDLRIDYHDQALSELTLLYERSQMHWAQTWRDELAQRPIISRHVA
- a CDS encoding Zn-dependent hydrolase, with product MSLASPVAPRLQPNGLRLLAALEAMAEVGAQPDGSICRRGFSPEDRQGRELLGSWLLQAGLTARVDSAGNLIARREGSEPHLPALVTGSHLDTVPTGGRYDGALGVIAGLEVLRCLQDCEHQLRHPLELVVFADEESTMVGCKGMTGAASADPDAYTTSNGESIERNLAHLGGDWAHLAEARRSDGEIAAFLELHVEQGGVLEQRQHTIGVVEGVVGQRRFTIRVQGQANHAGTTPMHDRQDALVAASQVVLAVQQLAAGHPGQPVATVGRLDVWPNAANVVPGEVVLSVDLRDLSSAVLNALERGLRQQLQRIEASSGCRLVIEPQFEVQPTPADPTVMATIARCAADLGYSASPLPSRASHDAQEMGRRWPMGMIFVPSHRGLSHSAAEFTSLEQCLAGTSVLLASLLQLDRALDPGRDP